From a single Erpetoichthys calabaricus chromosome 1, fErpCal1.3, whole genome shotgun sequence genomic region:
- the zbed4 gene encoding zinc finger BED domain-containing protein 4, translating into MNSEEIFSLNSKDTNIEITRDNEELEIPEKGLHIKQEEDDENYEYSKLGVSTSVCGIAMKVKPVSAVLAKETSVISSSEQLRGGMTSQLVSEQTRLELHTDALHSSERICKKENSVNSSPDIERDGLPVQDDEKPVFPHNKSSVGKKMLAEASEDVSKHLYIKEDPENVTNDSSDEQNPAFVCSSGHYVTPENEEFGNMLTGYTSTLYDVAMDAVTQSLLSSMRSTVSPRKKSPAWNHFFISPRDSTKAICMYCMKEFSRGKNEKDLSTSCLMRHVRRAHPTVLLQENECSSSAISNSIASSLLPSVKISNNGELTSATASQKSTSMLSSPVHNMEEAANKDLYSVTPKLDKCAKEETNMVSSPHPGNNNNEDVSETVSDRMIATPKNSNSRRRSAVWKHFFLSPIDSSKAVCIHCTNEFSRGKNGKDLGTSCLIRHMWRAHRDIVTEENGNGSSIPPPYTTPPTLLSSYQLQDVGDSKFKKDSSCIPYTSPERATDEPLKSISEIENVKEDLDDLSFQLSCSQASVDMTGAALSSPEGTSEKDISMTSSPDEMSEGPSINEDQSSVFQQNKKIMKRVKSEVWHHFIVSPVDRLKALCRYCPCVISRGKRGDFGTSCLMRHLMRRHPNVLKHQKSSYERVSSSPRSPYATLAAAEALSSKMTENSRLIEEDKAHIPTVISKKTSKLWNHFSICPADPTKVVCLHCSRTISRGKKTTNLGTSCLFRHMQRFHGNVLENSNSVPGVVLSDMQDKVEAMETSTYEDSNERYEYLPVAKKITKLVAEMLALDLQPSSVVENIGFNRLLEFLQPQYTLPSANFFSSTAIPEMYERVKEVIVSHLKEAESGIVHFTAGIWVSNQTREYLTLTAHWVTYESSVRPPGQDFHCSALLNVSQIDCDYNIANIQKQLEYLWDTWIISTGLKIGFTVTDNQSIANILDDSEQASVQCFGHTIDLIVNEAIKSQRMVQNLLSIARKICERVHRSAKAKQKLGELQKAYNLPENQLVQDVPSKWNTSLYMLERLVEQKKAIDEMSIECSFRELISCDQWEVMQSVCHALKPFEVACQEMSNRTATLGQVIPLIHILNRKIDMLFDETMGIDNMLKSLKDAMVNRMSSMLHDPRFIWATMLDPRYKTSLFTEDEAEQYKQDLVREIEVLHTTSNERKTVVSNGCGEVTASNNSALSSKDNLWALMDDIRNKIKQDERPKSSELTVLEYLEEDIVDQSCDPLDYWNLKKFIWPDLAKVAVRYVGCPPSIIPAETLFSTASKTCNLSQFRPMLENIEMLIFLKVNLPLIYFQY; encoded by the coding sequence ATGAATAGTGAAGAAATTTTTTCCCTTAACAGTAAGGATACTAACATTGAAATCACAAGAGACAATGAAGAATTGGAAATTCCAGAAAAAGGTTTGCATATCAAACAGGAAGAAGACGATGAAAACTATGAGTATAGTAAATTGGGTGTGTCTACgtctgtttgtggtatagccatGAAAGTAAAGCCAGTTTCAGCAGTACTGGCTAAAGAGACTTCAGTGATTTCCTCATCTGAGCAACTAAGAGGTGGAATGACCTCTCAGTTGGTTTCTGAACAGACCAGGTTAGAATTACACACAGACGCTTTGCATTCCTCTGAAAGGATATGCAAGAAAGAGAATTCTGTAAACTCCTCGCCAGACATCGAACGAGATGGCCTTCCTGTACAGGATGATGAGAAACCAGTTTTTCCACATAATAAGAGTTCTGTTGGGAAAAAAATGTTGGCAGAAGCATCAGAAGATGTAAGCAAACACCTTTATATCAAGGAAGATCCAGAAAATGTTACCAATGATAGCAGTGATGAACAGAATCCAGCATTTGTGTGTTCATCTGGCCATTATGTTACTCCAGAGAATGAAGAATTTGGGAATATGCTGACAGGTTACACAAGTACGCTTTATGATGTAGCAATGGATGCAGTAACACAAAGTCTTTTATCCTCAATGAGAAGTACTGTTAGCCCAAGGAAAAAATCTCCTGCTTGGAATCATTTTTTTATATCTCCACGAGATAGTACCAAAGCaatctgtatgtactgtatgaaaGAATTTAGCCGGGGTAAAAATGAGAAGGATCTTAGCACAAGTTGCCTGATGAGACATGTGCGCAGGGCTCATCCTACAGTCTTGCTACAGGAAAATGAATGCTCATCAAGTGCTATATCTAATTCCATTGCCTCTTCTTTATTACCTTCAGTGAAGATATCCAATAATGGTGAATTAACCTCTGCTACTGCATCTCAGAAAAGTACTTCCATGTTATCTTCACCTGTTCATAATATGGAGGAGGCTGCAAATAAGGATCTGTATTCTGTGACACCAAAATTGGATAAATGTGCCAAAGAGGAGACTAACATGGTGTCTTCCCCCCATCCAGGTAACAACAATAATGAGGATGTTTCAGAGACTGTGTCTGATCGCATGATAGCAACTCCTAAAAATTCCAACTCAAGGAGAAGATCAGCCGTctggaagcatttttttttatctcccatAGACAGCTCCAAAGCTGTCTGTATACACTGTACAAATGAATTCAGCCGTGGGAAAAATGGAAAAGATCTGGGAACAAGTTGTCTCATAAGACACATGTGGAGGGCTCACCGTGACATTGTCACAGAAGAAAATGGAAATGGTTCAAGTATCCCACCACCTTACACAACACCTCCTACCTTACTCTCCTCTTACCAGCTTCAGGATGTTGGTGATTCCAAATTCAAAAAAGATTCTTCATGTATACCATATACCTCCCCTGAAAGAGCAACAGATGAGCCTCTGAAAAGCATCAGTGAAATTGAGAATGTTAAGGAGGATCTTGATGACCTCTCTTTCCAGTTGTCCTGCAGTCAAGCATCAGTTGACATGACAGGAGCAGCACTGTCCTCTCCAGAAGGAACAAGTGAGAAAGACATTTCTATGACTTCATCACCTGATGAAATGTCTGAAGGTCCAAGTATCAATGAGGACCAAAGTTCAGTTttccaacaaaataaaaaaataatgaagagagTAAAGTCAGAAGTTTGGCATCATTTTATTGTTTCTCCTGTTGATCGTCTTAAAGCTTTATGTAGATATTGTCCTTGTGTTATAAGCAGGGGAAAAAGAGGCGATTTTGGCACAAGTTGTTTGATGAGACACCTTATGAGACGTCACCCTAATGTTCTTAAGCACCAGAAGAGCTCGTATGAAAGGGTGTCCTCATCTCCTCGTTCACCTTATGCTACGCTGGCTGCTGCAGAAGCTTTATCTTCTAAAATGACAGAGAATTCCCGTTTGATTGAGGAGGACAAAGCCCACATACCTACTGTCATTAGCAAAAAAACCTCAAAATTATGGAATCATTTTTCAATTTGCCCAGCAGATCCTACAAAAGTGGTCTGCTTGCATTGTAGCCGCACAATTAGCAGAGGCAAGAAAACTACAAACCTAGGTACAAGTTGCTTGTTCAGGCACATGCAAAGATTTCATGGAAATGTTCTTGAAAATAGCAACAGTGTTCCTGGAGTTGTCTTATCTGATATGCAAGACAAGGTTGAAGCTATGGAAACATCTACTTATGAAGACAGCAATGAAAGATATGAGTATCTTCCAGTTGCCAAAAAAATTACTAAACTTGTTGCTGAAATGCTGGCATTGGACCTACAGCCGTCTTCAGTTGTGGAAAATATAGGCTTTAACAGATTGTTGGAATTCCTTCAGCCACAGTACACTTTACCTTCAGCAAACTTCTTCTCAAGTACAGCTATACCAGAAATGTATGAGAGAGTAAAAGAAGTGATTGTTTCACATCTGAAAGAAGCTGAAAGTGGCATAGTCCATTTCACGGCTGGAATATGGGTAAGCAACCAAACACGGGAGTACTTAACTCTCACTGCTCACTGGGTTACATACGAATCATCTGTACGACCTCCTGGGCAAGACTTCCATTGCTCTGCTCTGCTCAATGTTTCCCAGATAGACTGTGACTACAACAttgcaaatatacaaaaacagCTGGAGTACTTGTGGGATACATGGATAATTTCTACTGGTCTTAAAATTGGTTTTACTGTAACTGATAATCAAAGCATTGCAAATATTCTCGATGATAGTGAACAAGCAAGCGTGCAATGTTTTGGTCACACGATTGATCTCATCGTAAACGAAGCCATAAAAAGTCAAAGAATGGTTCAGAACTTGCTGAGTATAGCACGGAAAATTTGTGAGCGAGTGCACCGTTCagcaaaagcaaaacagaaactgggAGAACTACAAAAAGCATACAATCTACCTGAAAATCAGCTGGTGCAGGATGTTCCGTCCAAGTGGAATACTTCATTATATATGCTTGAACGTTTAGTTGAACAAAAAAAAGCCATAGATGAAATGTCTATTGAGTGCAGCTTTAGAGAATTGATCAGTTGTGATCAGTGGGAGGTTATGCAGTCTGTGTGCCATGCTTTAAAGCCATTTGAGGTGGCTTGTCAGGAGATGAGTAACAGAACAGCTACCCTTGGGCAAGTTATTCCCTTAATTCACATATTAAATCGGAAAATAGATATGCTGTTTGATGAAACCATGGGTATTGACAACATGCTGAAGTCATTGAAAGATGCAATGGTAAACCGAATGTCCTCAATGCTCCATGACCCCCGATTTATATGGGCCACTATGCTAGATCCACGCTATAAAACGTCATTGTTTACAGAGGATGAAGCAGAGCAGTATAAGCAAGACCTTGTACGAGAAATAGAAGTATTACATACTAcctcaaatgaaagaaaaactgtGGTTTCAAATGGGTGTGGGGAGGTCACAGCCTCAAATAACAGTGCTCTTAGTAGCAAAGATAACCTCTGGGCACTCATGGATGATATCaggaataaaattaaacaagacgaAAGACCAAAGTCATCAGAATTAACTGTTTTAGAATATTTGGAAGAAGACATTGTAGATCAAAGCTGTGACCCTCTTGATTACTGGAATCTAAAGAAATTCATCTGGCCAGATCTTGCCAAAGTAGCAGTTAGATACGTTGGCTGCCCCCCTAGCATAATTCCAGCTGAAACGCTGtttagcacagctagtaaaacTTGCAATTTAAGCCAGTTCAGACCAATGTTGGAAAACATAGAAATGCTTATCTTTTTAAAGGTGAATCTTCCTCTAATATATTttcaatattga